In the Commensalibacter melissae genome, GCCACAGGCACACCAATTTCAGACTCAATTAAAACACAGGATTTGAATGATAAGGCATCTTCAACCGCTGTAAAACATGATATGTCCCCTCCAGATCACAGGATTATAGCACCTGCCACCAACAAACCTCCAGCTTCAAACGCAGATTTAAATGCTGTTTTCCCTGATGGCATTCCCAACAATGAATCTGCCGCACCCCCAGTCCATGATACACAACCTGTTTCTTCAACTAAAGGTAAATATCCTGTTGGGGTATTGGGAACACTGCCTCAATCAGCCATTTCCAAAAAATACTAGATTCTAAAGCAATAACAAGGAAAATGAACGTACACCCTGGGCGCCATGGATCAATACCCCTTCAATATCTGCGGTGGCCGAGGGACCTGTATGTAGTGCTGCATAATGATTTCGCCTCCATTCCGGACGTGCATACGCATCATGCAGGTTTTCCACGATTTCAGAGCTGTTCAATAAAACGACCAGATGTTGCGGTAAATAACCCAAAGTATTTACAACCAGATCTTTTTCGGTAAGACAAACAGATCCTGTTTCAGCCACACCAAAACTTGCCCTGACAACTGCATAGTCAATATCATGCAAACTATTCGGAGGCGTTTGATCCGTTATATTATAATCACCCTTTATTTCCTTAACAACAGAACAGATATTCTTTGCGTTTGAAAGTTTTTCATAAATCGACTCAAAAGGATTATCGGCATGATTTTCCAGTAATTCACCCCCCATCTGCTCAAAAACTTTCTTAAATTTTTTTATCAAATCAAGATCATTCTGGTGAAACAAGGGAACAGAAGGAGGCTTAACATATTCATCAACACAGGCCTTGCGGATTTTGCCTAAAATGATATCACGACTATTCATTAACACTTTCCTTTTTCAGATAATTCTTTTCATACCAGCCATGAAAGGTCTCCTTGGGTGCAGGTGGCAAGTCTCTCTGCTTTCCCCATTTATTGAGGTTATTGTAAACAATAAAATGTGGGAGATATTTCAATGCCCGATCGGCATTTTTTATCGCGGCCCTGTACAGGGCTGGATTGCCCAAAATTTTCCCGGCGGCCTGCATCAATATTCTTTTTGCAAGGGACAATTCACCCTTTTCTGCCAATGTCTCTCGCCACTCAAAAATTTGTTCATGAATATTGATTTTAACAGGACAGACATTAGAACAACTGCCATTCAAGGTTGAGGCAAAGGGAAGGTTGCGAAATTTATGGGCATTGTATCCCGGACTAAGTATCAAACCAATTGGCCCTGCATAGGTACTTCCATAACTTAATCCACCACTACGACGAAACACGGGACATGTGTTCATACAGGCACCACAGCGTATACATTTCAAGCCTGCCTTGAATTTCTTGTCAGCTAAACGGGTGGAACGCGTATTATCGACCAGTATGACATGCATTTCCCCGCCATGATGTCTGGGCCCCCGGAAATAAGATGTATATTGTGTTATTGGGGAACCTAGCGCACTACGTGACAATAAACGAATGAATACTGCCAGATGTTCAAGCCCTGGAACTATTTTTTCAATTCCGACCGTTACAATATGCATCCCGGGTGTATTGGCAGAAAGATCGGCATTCCCTTCATTCGTGCAAACAACCACCGCACCCGTTTCAGCAACCAAAAAATTTCCTCCTGTCATGCCAGCTTCGGCTTTCAGGATCAAGGGACGATTTGTTTCGCGCTGGGTTTCGGCAAGATAATGTATATCATTATTGCCCGCCTGTGCCCCGAGAGTTTTGGTAAAAACCTTGGAAACATCCGTACGGGATTTGTGAACAGCCGGAACAACAACATGACTTGGATCCTCATTGTCCAATTGCTGGATCCGTTCACCCAGATCCGTTTCAATTACGTTGATCCCCTCCTTTTCCACAGCCTTTCGCAAACCACATTCTTCCCCAAGCATGGATTTGCTTTTCACTAAAATTTTGGTCTGGCGTTTTTTCATCAACTCGATGGCAATCGAATTACACTCTTCAGCATTTTGCGCCCAATGAACATGAATACCATTATCTTTGGCATTTTTTTCAAACATTTCGAGATAATGAGCAAGATGATCAAGCGTGTGCTCCTTGATATCCGAAGCCAACTGTCTAAGTTCCTCCCATTCTGGGATAAGATGCATTTGCGCATCACGCTTTTTACGTAAATCCCATAAACGATTATCATGCATTTTCTCGTGGGCCTGCGCAGCGATAAAGCGATTGGCGGCTTCAAGCTGATCTATGGGTTTATTACCTTTGACAACCGCACCCCTTGCGCCAACTTCATGTTGAAGCGCCACATCATTCACGTCTGAATTAATATTGACATTCATTGTAGATCTCCATTCAGAACGCGTGCAATATGGGCATATTTCACGGGAATTTTCATCCGTTGCGCGCATCCCTGCTGATGCATGAGACAAGAGCTGTCTGCGGAAATTACGTATTCTGCACCGCTATTATATTGGTCCATAACCTTATCCTGACCCATTTTTGCTGAAACACCCTCCTCAAAAACTGAAAAAGTCCCCCCAAAACCACAACACTCATCAGGACGTGTCAATTCAACAAATTCAATTCCTCTTACCTTTTCAAGCAAATCCCTGGGTTTTGAGAAATATGGTTCCCTCAATTCTGACATGCTCGCATGTCTTAATCCTCTCAATGCATTGCAATTATTATGAATGGCAACCTTGTAGGGAAAAAACGCCCAGGGAAAAGAATCAATCTTGAGAATATCATGCAGAAACTCAACCAGATCATAAGTATGCGTTCTGACATGTTTTACCTCATCAGTCTGTTCGATGGCATCAAAATTGGAACGAACCTGATGCGTACAGCTTCCCGATGGCATGACAATATAATCAAATTGCGAGAAATTCCTCACAAACAGGGTTTCAGTCGCGGCAGCCTCTTTATGACACCCCGTATTAGTCATGGGTTGACCACAACAGGTTTGATCAAAAGGATATGTAATATCCAGATCAAAACGTTCCAATAACTTTAAAGTTGAAATACCAACTTCAGGTTCCAATGCATCCATATAACATGGAATGAATAACCCTACCTTCATTTGTGCAAACCTTGATATCCATTTATAATTATTATATTTTCAATGGCAATTTATCACTTTATGAGTTGTTTCACTACTTGTAATTATTATTTCGATTTTTAATTTTTAACATTTTCAATATTTTTTATCACCAAATCCGGGGTCAGGATTTGGGGCAACACCCTGGGGTTTCCATAGGCAGGATAATAGATATAAAGTGGAACCCCTTCCCGTCCAAACTGTTTTAGAAAACGACTGATTTCATTATTGTGATGTGTCCAATCACCAATCACATATTGAATATGATGACGATGGAAATAGTCTCTTACTTTTCGGTTGGATAAGGCAACCTTATCATTAACGAGACATGTTAGACACCAACTTGCCGTCATGTTAACAAATACAGCTTTATGATCAATCTGCAATTGCTGAACATTCTTTAATGAAAATACCATATATTCCCTATTTTCCACTGTTTCATTAGAGGATTGTACAAGATTCATTTCCGTGATCATACCCCCTAACAAAATGAAAATCAGAATAAGCGTGATACTGGAAACCCTTTGAAATACACGTGTAGCAGTTTTATATCGCAATAGCTGATTTTTACCCAATAACCATGCTCCAAATCCAATTAAAACACAGCCTAACAAAACAGTTAATAAAGATATGGACTGATCATGCTGATAAATTACCCATACCAGCCACACACAGCTAAGTAATAGGGGAAATGCCAAAAATTGCTTCAATATTTCCATCCATATTCCTGGCCTCGGTAAAAAACGGGTCAATTTTGGAATAAAAACCAATAGCAAATAGGGAAAGGATAGACCTAATCCCATTCCTATAAATATAAAAAAAGTTTTTTCGGCTGAACTATTTAAGGCGGCTGCTACAGCTATACCCATAAATGGTGCGGTGCAAGGTGTTGCAACCAAGACAGCAAGAATACCTGTAAGAAAATCAGAAAGGTAAGAGGATGAATTTGTTCTTGAATAAAATGAAAAATTTATTGTGAAGGCATCCAGAAGATTTAAGGCAATGATAAATAATAACCAGCATAGAATTATCAAAAATGAAACCGATTGAAACTGGAAACCCCATGTTATCTGTTTTCCCATCCAGCGCAGACTTATAAATATGAGCGATATACCCGTAAAACTGCTTAAGATCCCTGCCGTGTATGACAGACATGACCGGTATTGATAGGCACGGTTTTTATTTCCCAAACGACTTAAGGATAATAATTTCATGGCAATGACAGGAAAAACGCAAGGCATGAAATTTAACAGGCACCCACCAAGAAAGGCACTGCTGATCAATAAAAATAGATTCAGAATATGTGAGACAGGTTTCTTTTTAATTATGGGATGAATTGACCAGTAATGAATCTTGCCATTGTAATCCTTCAATGCCAAGATACCAGCCAAGGACTGATCAAGCGGTTTTTTAGATAATAGGGGCAATTTCAATTCAAAATATTCTGGATTGATTTTAAAATGCTGTTTTTGATCTTGATCAATCAATCCCAATCTTTCTGGCATAAACCAAGCATCCTGCACTTGATCAAACAGAGAATCTGTTTTATTGCCCCACAATTTTCCATTTGGTGTAATGAATAAATTATGTTGCAAAGGCATGGGTTTATTATTCAGTGATTTTTGAATTAAGATCGCTTCATTTGCCTGATTGATTTTTCCTTTTGGTAGATCAATTGTAAATTCGGCCTGCACGGGAACACAGATATTGGCACAAATCAACCACGTCGCCTTGATATGAAGATGCAGATCTTTGGCACGATAGGATTCTGGAATATGAAGATAAAAAGGTAAAATAACTTCCCCATCATATATGTAAGACAATAAACCTTTTTCAAACAACCGTTTGGGAACAGGCCATTCTATTTTTGGAAATATAATTTTTCTATCATGGTTGATTGAAACTTGTAACGAAGCAGGATCTCCCGCATCTCCCGGATTCAGCCAATAAGTGTGCCACCCTTGCTCCAGTTTGATTTTAAGGGCTAGTAAAGACCGATCAACATCATCATTGAAATCGCTTGCACTGATGATACTTGCCTCAACATGCGCTTTAAAGATTTTATCGCTTTCTTTACCCCAAATAACATGCGTGTTAAACCCTATTACAACCAATAATATAGTAATCCAGAATCGCACTTGATTTAATCCTGTCCCTGTCAATAATATTCCATTTTTATCTTAAAGATGAGATAAACAAAATTAATAATCATTCATGTCACCAAGGCATTTTATCGACTAGTCTCAACTTATGTTTAAACCTGATCCCATTTCCCTACCAATACAGAATACCTTACCAGAACTCCATGATCATCTACTTACCTATCAGAACTGTATTCTTGTAGCTTCACCAGGGTCAGGAAAAACAAGCCTTGTACCCTTGTCATTATTACAGGCTCCATGGCGAAACGGACATAGGATCATCATGCTGGAACCACGACGCATTGCCGCCCGAGCCGCAGCAAAACAGATGGCCTGTCTATATCATGAAACCATTGGCCAAACGATAGGTTACAGAACCCGCATGGAAAAAGTGGCCAGTTCAAAAACCCGTATAGAGGTTGTTACACATGGACTGTTCTTGAGACATCTTTTGAACAATCCATTTCTTGACCAAGTTGCCGCCATTATTTTTGATGAAATTCATGAACGTTCCCTTGAGTCTGACCTCTGTCTTGCCTTGTGTCGTGATCTTCAAAAAAACCTGAGACCGGATTTAAGGCTCATCGCAATGTCGGCTACACCATCCTTGTCTCAACTACAAAAAATATTAAACTGTCAGATTATTGAAAATAAATCAAGAATACATCCTGTAACAATACATCATCGACAAAGAGATATTCATGCAATAAAAGATTTGCCCAAAATAACCGCTGCGGAAATAGAGAATGTTTATTACAAAAATCAGGGTAATATACTGGTATTTTTACCAGGCGTTACCGAAATTCATCGCACAATGAATATACTTGCATTGCCAGATGCTGAAGTTCTTCCTCTGTATGGCGAATTACATTCCACAGAACAGGACAAGGCCTTGCGATCTGTCAGTGCCAAAGATAAAAGGCGGATAGTTTTGACCACTTCCATTGCTGAAACTTCCCTAACCGTTCCTGGCGTAAGGATTGTCATTGATGGAGGTTTTCGTCGTGCTCCTCAATTGGACGGAGACACTGGACTAACACGACTTTTAACACGAAGAATATCTAGGGCAGCAGCTGATCAAAGGGCCGGAAGGGCTGGACGTGAAGCTGAGGGAATTGTCTATCGTCTATGGACCCAAGCGATGGAACGAAGTTTTATCCCGCATGATTCTCCTGAAATATTATCCAGTGAATTAAGTGAATTCTTATTGATTTGCAAAACATGGACAGACCTTATGGGAACCTCAATAAAGGAATTGGTCTTTCCTGATTTTCCTTCCAATGGCCTTCTTGAGGCGGCCAGCAATTTACTGACTTTATTAGGTGCGTTAAATGAAAAAGGGCTCATCACTGATTTTGGTAAAAAAATTATTCAATTCGGTGCGCATCCACGTTTGGCGTCAATGATGTTAAGAGCAAACTCAAATGAAGAAAAGGTATTGGCGGCCGATCTGGCTGCATTACTGGAAGAGCGTGATCCTTTTCGTAAAAATCATGACCAATCCTGCGATATCCAAACTCGTCTGAACTGGCTACAAACCCTACCTCATAATCAACATGATAAGGAATTATGGCACCGTATCCACCATATAGGCCAGGAATATCGCAAAAGATTAAAAATACCACTCACCCAAAAATCTCTTGGAAATCCTGCCAAATTATTATGCGCCGCTTTTCCCGACCGATTGGCACAAAAACGTGATGAAATTGGATCATTCCGATTGGCAGGCGGTGGCAGTGCATATCTTTCTCAACAAGATATATTGGCAAAGGAAAAACTATTAATTGTTGCAAATATCCATACTCAGAAAAAAGCCAGAATCTGTCTGGCAGCACGCATGAATTCCGATATTCTTCCCGATTTTATCCTTAATCAGTCCCGTCAGGTAGAAAATATTTCTATTGACCCAACCAATGGAAAAGTCATTGCCCGAAAACAAGTAAAATTTGGGCGGCTTATTTTACAAGACAGAAACGATATAGTCCCAGCTGAAAAGGCTTATCCGGTCTTGCTTGGTTATGTTAAAAACAATTTTTATAAGGCTTTGAACTGGAACGAGGCTACAAAACAATTACAGTCACGTGCTTCATGGGCAAGACAATATTTAACAGAAGAAAAAATTCCGGATTTAACTGATGACAAGCTTGAAGTGCATATTGAAAAATGGTTATCCCCCTGGATCACACAAATCAATAATTTGAAAGATCTAAAAAAAATAGACTTAAAAAATATTCTCGAAGCCTATCTTGGTTATGATATTTGCCAAAAACTAAACCGGTTATTTCCTGAATTTATTATATTGAATCATAATAAATTTTATATTGATTATACACAACCCGCACCCATTATTTCAGCACATGCACAAAAATTTTATGGTATAAAAGATACTCCTTCTATTGCAAAAGGACAAATTCGATTACAATGCTGCCTTCTGTCCCCAGCCAATAGACCTCAAGCAGTAACCAGTGATTTGAAAAATTTTTGGAAAGAGGGTTGGAAAGATATGAGAAAAGATATGAAGGGGCGTTATCCCAAACATCACTGGCCAGAAAATCCCATGAATGACGAATAATAGTTTATTTAATAACTTAAATTTTTTGAATAGATTAATAATGTTTGTACCAATTGAATATTCAAACCGGATAAAAAAAAAGCTAGGTCTCAATCTCAAGACTTATCTCATTATTGTTTTATTCAATTTTCCCGTCTATGCCCAGGATATAAATAAAAAAGATATCGAACCATCAAAAACAGTCATTCCATCCGACACATTTACGGCCTCCGCAACACCACTTGTAGAAAATGGGCCTCTGACCTTCTCCCCGCTAGTGAAAAAAGTTGTACCAGCCGTTGTTAACATTTCGGTTTCCCAAAATATATATACAAAACAATCCAGAAACATTCATATACCACCCTCCTTAAAGGGAACACCATTTGAAAAAGAATTCAGGCAACGTCAACATACCCGCAACCGTAGGGTTACAGAAGCTGGGTCTGGTTTTATCATTGATCCCCATGGGATCATAGTAACCAATACGCATGTAATCGGGACTTTCAACAACATAACAGTATATCTTGCGAATGGAAAACGTTTCACAGCAAAAGTTATCGGTAATGATTCTCTCACAGACATAGCAGTCATCAAAATTGATAGCGATCATCCCCTTCCCTATGTACAATGGGGTGACAGTCGCAAAGTGGAGGTTGGTGACTGGATTCTTGCTGCAGGAAACCCTTTTGGCCTTGGTTCTTCCGTCACTGCCGGAATTGTATCAGCTCGTGGTCGCGATATTGGTTCCAGCCCTTTTGACGATTTTTTTCAATTGGATGCTCCAATGAATCCGGGAAATTCTGGAGGACCATCCTTTAACCTTGCCGGACAAGTTGTCGCCTTGAATACCGCAATTGTTTCCCCTACCGGAAGTTCTGTTGGAATTGGTTTTGGTATCCCCTCTGAAATCGCCGCCCCCATTGTTACTCAACTATGTAAAACAGGATTTATTGACCGAGGATGGCTTGGTGTTACCCTTGAAGAGGATTCTGGACACAATGGAGTGAAAATCATTGATCTTGATCTGGATGGCCCGGCCTACAAGGCAAAAATCAAAATTAATGACCGCGTTGAATTAATTGACGATCAGCATGTAGACACAATTCGTACTTTTATTAAAACAGTGGCCATTGCACATCCTGGATCAAATTTACAACTGACAATAAGGCGCAACAAGAAAACCATCAAACTTGATGTTACGGTTGGTCATCGACCAAAAGATGATGTAGAATAACAAATTTTTTTTATCTCTTGCTAAAATAAAATTTTTTTATAGATTGATATCATGAATACGAATAATTTTATTACATTGGTGATCAATTTTATCTTAAGATAACAATTAAATGAATATTTTAATCCGTTTAACAAATATAATATTTAATCTTTACTAATTACAAATGGTTATAAATACTATTAATTGATCACTTGAAATTATTTAATCATAAAAAATCGTTATAATTTATGTTTTCCCCATAACTTTGATTGAGGAATTTTTTGATGCATCGTCGTTTCATACAAACCCCTGTATCTCAATTTTTATTGTTTTGCAATAATACTAAAATAAATTTTTCGTTAATTTGCATCTCTGTGATATTTACTTCACATTACACATATGCAAGCAATGCATCTAAATCCGATATAAACAATTCATCAATCAATAATATATCCGACAGTGTCAATGTATTGGATGAACAACGATATACGGGTTCCCTTCTTTCCCCTTCAGGTGCCATTACCAAGGCAGGTATCCTTGCTTTGGAACCGTATCTCCAATCTACAATCAGCCGTG is a window encoding:
- a CDS encoding LutC/YkgG family protein; translation: MNSRDIILGKIRKACVDEYVKPPSVPLFHQNDLDLIKKFKKVFEQMGGELLENHADNPFESIYEKLSNAKNICSVVKEIKGDYNITDQTPPNSLHDIDYAVVRASFGVAETGSVCLTEKDLVVNTLGYLPQHLVVLLNSSEIVENLHDAYARPEWRRNHYAALHTGPSATADIEGVLIHGAQGVRSFSLLLL
- a CDS encoding lactate utilization protein B, producing the protein MNVNINSDVNDVALQHEVGARGAVVKGNKPIDQLEAANRFIAAQAHEKMHDNRLWDLRKKRDAQMHLIPEWEELRQLASDIKEHTLDHLAHYLEMFEKNAKDNGIHVHWAQNAEECNSIAIELMKKRQTKILVKSKSMLGEECGLRKAVEKEGINVIETDLGERIQQLDNEDPSHVVVPAVHKSRTDVSKVFTKTLGAQAGNNDIHYLAETQRETNRPLILKAEAGMTGGNFLVAETGAVVVCTNEGNADLSANTPGMHIVTVGIEKIVPGLEHLAVFIRLLSRSALGSPITQYTSYFRGPRHHGGEMHVILVDNTRSTRLADKKFKAGLKCIRCGACMNTCPVFRRSGGLSYGSTYAGPIGLILSPGYNAHKFRNLPFASTLNGSCSNVCPVKINIHEQIFEWRETLAEKGELSLAKRILMQAAGKILGNPALYRAAIKNADRALKYLPHFIVYNNLNKWGKQRDLPPAPKETFHGWYEKNYLKKESVNE
- a CDS encoding (Fe-S)-binding protein, whose product is MKVGLFIPCYMDALEPEVGISTLKLLERFDLDITYPFDQTCCGQPMTNTGCHKEAAATETLFVRNFSQFDYIVMPSGSCTHQVRSNFDAIEQTDEVKHVRTHTYDLVEFLHDILKIDSFPWAFFPYKVAIHNNCNALRGLRHASMSELREPYFSKPRDLLEKVRGIEFVELTRPDECCGFGGTFSVFEEGVSAKMGQDKVMDQYNSGAEYVISADSSCLMHQQGCAQRMKIPVKYAHIARVLNGDLQ
- a CDS encoding protein-disulfide reductase DsbD family protein; its protein translation is MTGTGLNQVRFWITILLVVIGFNTHVIWGKESDKIFKAHVEASIISASDFNDDVDRSLLALKIKLEQGWHTYWLNPGDAGDPASLQVSINHDRKIIFPKIEWPVPKRLFEKGLLSYIYDGEVILPFYLHIPESYRAKDLHLHIKATWLICANICVPVQAEFTIDLPKGKINQANEAILIQKSLNNKPMPLQHNLFITPNGKLWGNKTDSLFDQVQDAWFMPERLGLIDQDQKQHFKINPEYFELKLPLLSKKPLDQSLAGILALKDYNGKIHYWSIHPIIKKKPVSHILNLFLLISSAFLGGCLLNFMPCVFPVIAMKLLSLSRLGNKNRAYQYRSCLSYTAGILSSFTGISLIFISLRWMGKQITWGFQFQSVSFLIILCWLLFIIALNLLDAFTINFSFYSRTNSSSYLSDFLTGILAVLVATPCTAPFMGIAVAAALNSSAEKTFFIFIGMGLGLSFPYLLLVFIPKLTRFLPRPGIWMEILKQFLAFPLLLSCVWLVWVIYQHDQSISLLTVLLGCVLIGFGAWLLGKNQLLRYKTATRVFQRVSSITLILIFILLGGMITEMNLVQSSNETVENREYMVFSLKNVQQLQIDHKAVFVNMTASWCLTCLVNDKVALSNRKVRDYFHRHHIQYVIGDWTHHNNEISRFLKQFGREGVPLYIYYPAYGNPRVLPQILTPDLVIKNIENVKN
- the hrpB gene encoding ATP-dependent helicase HrpB, giving the protein MFKPDPISLPIQNTLPELHDHLLTYQNCILVASPGSGKTSLVPLSLLQAPWRNGHRIIMLEPRRIAARAAAKQMACLYHETIGQTIGYRTRMEKVASSKTRIEVVTHGLFLRHLLNNPFLDQVAAIIFDEIHERSLESDLCLALCRDLQKNLRPDLRLIAMSATPSLSQLQKILNCQIIENKSRIHPVTIHHRQRDIHAIKDLPKITAAEIENVYYKNQGNILVFLPGVTEIHRTMNILALPDAEVLPLYGELHSTEQDKALRSVSAKDKRRIVLTTSIAETSLTVPGVRIVIDGGFRRAPQLDGDTGLTRLLTRRISRAAADQRAGRAGREAEGIVYRLWTQAMERSFIPHDSPEILSSELSEFLLICKTWTDLMGTSIKELVFPDFPSNGLLEAASNLLTLLGALNEKGLITDFGKKIIQFGAHPRLASMMLRANSNEEKVLAADLAALLEERDPFRKNHDQSCDIQTRLNWLQTLPHNQHDKELWHRIHHIGQEYRKRLKIPLTQKSLGNPAKLLCAAFPDRLAQKRDEIGSFRLAGGGSAYLSQQDILAKEKLLIVANIHTQKKARICLAARMNSDILPDFILNQSRQVENISIDPTNGKVIARKQVKFGRLILQDRNDIVPAEKAYPVLLGYVKNNFYKALNWNEATKQLQSRASWARQYLTEEKIPDLTDDKLEVHIEKWLSPWITQINNLKDLKKIDLKNILEAYLGYDICQKLNRLFPEFIILNHNKFYIDYTQPAPIISAHAQKFYGIKDTPSIAKGQIRLQCCLLSPANRPQAVTSDLKNFWKEGWKDMRKDMKGRYPKHHWPENPMNDE
- a CDS encoding S1C family serine protease; the encoded protein is MFVPIEYSNRIKKKLGLNLKTYLIIVLFNFPVYAQDINKKDIEPSKTVIPSDTFTASATPLVENGPLTFSPLVKKVVPAVVNISVSQNIYTKQSRNIHIPPSLKGTPFEKEFRQRQHTRNRRVTEAGSGFIIDPHGIIVTNTHVIGTFNNITVYLANGKRFTAKVIGNDSLTDIAVIKIDSDHPLPYVQWGDSRKVEVGDWILAAGNPFGLGSSVTAGIVSARGRDIGSSPFDDFFQLDAPMNPGNSGGPSFNLAGQVVALNTAIVSPTGSSVGIGFGIPSEIAAPIVTQLCKTGFIDRGWLGVTLEEDSGHNGVKIIDLDLDGPAYKAKIKINDRVELIDDQHVDTIRTFIKTVAIAHPGSNLQLTIRRNKKTIKLDVTVGHRPKDDVE